The following proteins come from a genomic window of Salvia hispanica cultivar TCC Black 2014 chromosome 4, UniMelb_Shisp_WGS_1.0, whole genome shotgun sequence:
- the LOC125220871 gene encoding putative late blight resistance protein homolog R1B-16, with amino-acid sequence MNVAALNGPVHMIRFLDDEQSWSLFQHKVFGDQDCPLELQTVGKKIVNGCGGLPLSIVTVARLLSMIPRTPKLWQQIEVNDGQLGTILSLSYNHLSQHLRKCFLYMSGFPQDYEIRASELIKLWVAEDFFVHRKRQIDSKTVKESAEESLEDLVKQSLVLVTRRKIDGKIKSCRLHNMVRDFCVRQAGQEKFLLSVMDYLPTPILRRHFLPQVLQNHQRISVSWHDLHLRDSTHSSFTTSMICIPQRGYRPKGSVENFTSLKILHVLRKNDHSYWELGQVFELTDLTYLASNIPDSIVPPAISKLQNLETLIIYRSEVHLPVEIWSLRQLRHLIAFSFCPLPLPEGVTLLLENLETFSKAANYVCSERMVKVIPNIKKLGICYSRDEFGSVYHLDNLIHLLQLEKLKLEVHSSFVLNLDNHVFPLSLKKLELNVEWISWKDMTIVGRCLIFKC; translated from the coding sequence ATGAATGTAGCTGCCCTTAATGGCCCCGTTCATATGATTCGTTTCTTGGATGACGAACAAAGTTGGAGTCTGTTCCAGCACAAGGTTTTCGGAGATCAAGATTGTCCTCTTGAGCTACAAACTGTGGGGAAAAAGATTGTAAACGGATGTGGAGGACTGCCCCTCTCAATTGTAACTGTGGCAAGGCTTTTATCTATGATTCCTAGAACTCCAAAGTTGTGGCAACAAATTGAGGTAAATGATGGGCAGCTGGGAACAATATTATCTTTAAGTTACAATCACTTGTCTCAACATTTGAGAAAGTGTTTCTTGTATATGTCAGGCTTCCCTCAGGATTATGAGATCCGTGCCTCTGAACTCATCAAACTTTGGGTAGCGGAGGACTTTTTTGTACATCGAAAACGTCAAATTGATTCTAAAACTGTAAAAGAGTCAGCAGAAGAGAGCTTGGAAGATCTGGTAAAGCAAAGTCTAGTTTTAGTCACTCGCCGGAAAATAGatggaaaaatcaaaagttgCAGACTGCATAATATGGTGCGGGACTTTTGTGTGAGACAGGCCGGGCAAGAGAAGTTCCTTCTTTCTGTTATGGACTACCTCCCTACTCCTATCTTGAGAAGACATTTTCTTCCACAAGTCCTCCAAAATCACCAGCGTATAAGTGTTAGTTGGCATGATCTACATCTTAGAGACTCTACACATAGCTCATTCACCACTTCTATGATATGCATCCCACAAAGAGGGTATAGACCCAAAGGCTCTGTAGAGAACTTTACTTCACTTAAGATCCTTCACGTTTTACGCAAAAACGATCATTCATATTGGGAACTTGGTCAAGTGTTTGAATTGACTGATCTCACTTACCTTGCTTCCAACATTCCTGATAGTATTGTTCCTCCGGCTATATCAAAGCTTCAGAATCTGGAgaccttaattatttatagatCTGAGGTTCATTTACCTGTGGAGATTTGGAGCCTGAGGCAATTAAGACATCTTATCGCCTTCTCATTTTGTCCTTTACCCCTTCCCGAAGGAGTAACTCTTTTGCTAGAAAACTTAGAAACGTTTTCTAAGGCAGCAAACTATGTATGTAGTGAAAGGATGGTGAAAGTGATCCCAAACATAAAAAAGTTGGGAATATGCTACTCTAGAGATGAGTTTGGCTCAGTCTATCATCTTGACAATCTTATACATTTGCTTCAACTTGAGAAGCTGAAATTGGAGGTGCATAGTTCTTTTGTGCTAAATCTTGACAATCATGTTTTTCCTCTATCACTGAAAAAGTTAGAACTGAATGTCGAGTGGATTTCTTGGAAAGATATGACGATTGTTGGTCGTTGCCTAATCTTCAAGTGTTGA
- the LOC125220872 gene encoding putative disease resistance RPP13-like protein 3: MAYEAVESLLKTLQIILLRDDDLITPPVKQQIISIHDNSVVLQFNLEHFPQKEILREVANTAEEIIQYLFFRENVSYFETLRLPDQLEELAEEIESTVGYVVDYCKSNNVSDSPAVSSSSRSAVLKGQVDDLTLATELIVIVSNRLRKLAPKIRLATRKLAGYSANNDSVDFDSVPRISRPSPLTSKDDVVGFDEDIIQIRLRLTDRLSYRQFLPIVGMGGIASLKGKVDLLGGDSLRAIEAEELEICNVLLGRRYLIVVDDIWSVEAWDHVQKLFPDDHNGSWIILTTRLMDVATYVAPSWNIHVMRFLDHEQSWLLFNHKVFGDQDCPLELQSLGEKIVKGCGGLPLSIVTVAGLLSTIPRTPKMWQQIEVNDGQLGSILSLSYNHLSPHLRKCFLYMAAFPQDYEIRASELAKLWHRSGSRGMLGGSDQAKSSIDQ, from the exons ATGGCTTACGAAGCTGTTGAATCCCTGCTAAAAACCTTACAAATAATCCTTCTTCGCGACGATGATCTCATCACTCCTCCGGTTAAACAACAAATTATATCCATCCACGACAACTCTGTTGTATTGCAGTTTAATCTCGAACATTTCCCTCAGAAAGAAATACTAAGGGAGGTAGCAAATACAGCAGAAGAGATTATTCAATATCTTTTCTTCCGAGAAAATGTATCATATTTTGAGACTTTAAGGCTTCCAGATCAGCTGGAGGAATTGGCCGAGGAGATCGAGTCAACTGTTGGATATGTGGTTGACTACTGCAAGAGCAACAACGTGAGTGATTCTCCTGCTGTTAGCTCATCATCAAGATCTGCAGTACTCAAGGGTCAAGTTGATGATCTGACGCTTGCAACGGAGCTGATTGTCATAGTTTCAAACCGGCTGAGAAAATTAGCGCCGAAAATAAGGTTAGCTACTAGAAAGTTAGCAGGCTATTCAGCGAATAATGATTCAGTTGACTTTGACAGTGTTCCGAGAATTAGTAGGCCATCTCCACTCACGAGCAAAGATGATGTTGTTGGTTTTGATGAAGATATTATACAGATCAGGTTACGGCTAACTGACCGATTATCCTACCGACAATTCCTCCCTATTGTCGGAATGGGAGGCATTG CTTCTCTCAAAGGAAAAGTAGATCTACTTGGAGGGGATTCGTTGAGAGCAATTGAAGCAGAGGAGCTTGAAATTTGCAATGTCCTGTTAGGGAGGAGGTATCTCATAGTAGTGGACGACATTTGGAGTGTGGAAGCTTGGGATCATGTGCAGAAGCTATTTCCTGACGATCATAATGGAAGTTGGatcatattaaccacaagGCTAATGGATGTGGCGACTTATGTTGCCCCTTCGTGGAACATTCATGTGATGCGTTTCTTGGATCACGAACAAAGTTGGCTTCTGTTCAATCACAAGGTCTTTGGAGATCAAGATTGCCCTCTTGAGCTACAAAGTCTTGgggaaaaaatagtaaaaggaTGTGGAGGACTGCCCCTCTCAATTGTTACTGTGGCAGGACTTTTGTCCACGATTCCTAGAACGCCAAAAATGTGGCAGCAAATTGAAGTAAATGATGGGCAATTGGGATCTATATTATCTTTGAGTTACAACCACTTGTCTCCACATTTGAGGAAGTGTTTCTTGTATATGGCAGCCTTCCCTCAGGATTATGAGATTCGTGCCTCTGAACTCGCTAAACTTTGG CATAGAAGTGGCAGCAGAGGAATGCTTGGAGGATCTGATCAAGCAAAGTCTAGTATTGATCAGTAG